One region of Termitidicoccus mucosus genomic DNA includes:
- a CDS encoding LacI family DNA-binding transcriptional regulator — translation MANIYDVAKAAKVSPATVSRVINGRPGVREETIQRIRKIMDSSAFQPRWKAIDRNRLLVLLPEHRGALESGYISRILSGICDVTFASGFGIQMQPFIPQIRNNKELRQLVMREGVAGCIIITMFQGYAMAEKLGLTQTPHAIVGYKSQDDGVHQILLDDYQAGMNAARYLLSLGHRKIAMVSFKHVDHGHQQRFAGYAAALRDEVDANPPVCVEVDSATVEDGRSAARRLLSLPDRPTAAIITNEDLAVGFQSEARNMDIRVPRDLSIIGFEESDTLAYLDTPMTAMHIPAQAMGMEAAKMVFGQMTSKSEDTGQKTPIPTHSIHLPISLVARHSTQAVE, via the coding sequence ATGGCAAACATCTACGATGTGGCAAAGGCGGCCAAGGTTTCCCCCGCCACCGTGTCCCGTGTCATCAACGGGCGTCCGGGCGTGCGCGAGGAAACCATCCAGCGCATTCGTAAGATCATGGATTCCTCGGCCTTCCAGCCTCGTTGGAAGGCCATCGACCGCAACCGCCTGCTCGTGCTTTTGCCGGAGCATCGCGGCGCGTTGGAAAGCGGCTACATATCGCGAATTCTCAGCGGGATTTGCGACGTGACGTTCGCCTCCGGCTTCGGCATCCAGATGCAGCCGTTTATTCCGCAGATACGCAACAACAAGGAATTGCGTCAGTTGGTAATGCGCGAGGGGGTTGCCGGATGCATCATCATTACGATGTTTCAGGGCTATGCGATGGCGGAAAAACTCGGCCTGACACAAACTCCCCATGCCATTGTCGGCTATAAAAGCCAAGACGACGGGGTGCATCAGATTCTTCTGGATGATTATCAAGCCGGGATGAATGCCGCACGCTATCTCCTTTCGCTCGGCCACCGGAAAATTGCGATGGTGTCGTTCAAGCACGTTGACCACGGGCATCAGCAACGTTTCGCCGGGTATGCGGCCGCGCTGCGTGACGAGGTGGACGCAAATCCGCCCGTGTGCGTGGAGGTTGACTCCGCGACGGTGGAGGACGGACGCAGCGCCGCGCGGCGCCTGCTCTCGCTGCCCGACCGTCCGACCGCGGCCATCATCACCAACGAGGATTTGGCGGTCGGCTTCCAGAGCGAGGCGCGCAACATGGACATCCGCGTGCCTCGCGACCTCTCCATCATAGGGTTTGAGGAGTCTGACACGCTTGCCTATCTCGACACGCCCATGACGGCGATGCATATTCCGGCCCAGGCGATGGGCATGGAGGCCGCCAAGATGGTCTTTGGCCAAATGACCTCGAAATCGGAGGACACCGGACAAAAAACGCCCATCCCGACGCATTCCATTCATCTCCCCATTTCCCTTGTGGCCCGACACTCCACTCAGGCTGTCGAGTGA
- a CDS encoding lactonase family protein produces the protein MKTHAFIGSYTRQGGEGIYRADIDCENGRILRTRLVARAEDPSFIALHPSGCFLYAVNEVSAAGGAEGSVSAYATGQDGGGLRLINRAPSRGRSPAHLMVDAAGKHLLLANYNGPGVCVFRLASDGGVGPLVSRINHTGSGPHPTRQRTPHPHSIISAPAGTTAFVSDLGTDEVIRYDYNPGTGALSEFGIRRTRIAPYSGPRHGVFHPSGRFLYVACELSSEIAVFDYNQETGEIDGLRTAPATGRREDATRNAPAEVKTDAAGRFLYVSNRGADCISLFNINEATGDPTFVENVSTGGATPRHFALDPSGRLLLAANQDGGGLALFHIAPDTGRLRSACAEPLPAPSCVRFA, from the coding sequence ATGAAAACCCACGCCTTCATCGGCTCCTACACCCGCCAGGGAGGGGAGGGCATTTACCGAGCGGACATTGATTGCGAGAACGGCCGCATTCTGCGGACGCGGCTTGTCGCGCGCGCCGAGGACCCGTCATTCATCGCGCTCCACCCGTCGGGATGTTTTCTCTACGCGGTGAACGAGGTTTCCGCCGCCGGCGGCGCGGAGGGCTCGGTCAGCGCCTACGCGACGGGACAGGATGGCGGCGGCCTCCGCCTGATAAACCGCGCACCCTCCCGAGGCAGGTCGCCCGCGCACCTGATGGTGGACGCCGCCGGTAAACACCTGTTGCTCGCCAACTACAACGGCCCCGGCGTCTGCGTGTTCCGGCTGGCCTCCGACGGCGGTGTCGGGCCGCTGGTTTCAAGGATAAATCACACCGGCTCCGGCCCGCATCCCACCCGCCAGCGGACGCCGCATCCGCACTCTATAATTTCCGCGCCCGCCGGAACCACGGCGTTTGTATCCGACCTTGGGACGGACGAAGTAATCCGCTATGATTATAATCCGGGGACGGGCGCGCTTTCGGAATTTGGCATACGCCGCACCCGGATTGCCCCATATTCCGGCCCCCGGCACGGCGTGTTTCATCCCTCGGGGCGTTTTTTATATGTGGCATGCGAACTGTCATCCGAGATTGCCGTCTTTGATTACAATCAGGAAACAGGCGAAATCGACGGACTCCGGACGGCACCGGCAACAGGCAGGCGGGAGGATGCCACGCGTAACGCGCCCGCCGAAGTGAAGACGGATGCGGCGGGCCGTTTTCTGTATGTGTCCAATCGTGGCGCGGATTGTATTTCGCTGTTTAATATAAATGAGGCAACAGGCGATCCAACGTTTGTTGAAAACGTCTCCACGGGAGGCGCGACTCCGCGTCATTTCGCCCTAGATCCATCGGGCCGCCTTCTGCTGGCCGCCAATCAGGACGGCGGCGGGCTTGCGCTCTTCCATATCGCCCCGGACACGGGCCGGCTCCGCTCTGCCTGCGCGGAACCGCTGCCCGCGCCAAGCTGCGTTCGTTTCGCCTGA
- a CDS encoding MFS transporter, which produces MKTAPRTTPPPPPGIRHVTAPEDRVPVAQKLAYGGGAFADNTMQNGINTMANPVFNMTLAVDPGMVSTALALPRLWDAVVDPFVGSASDNARTRWGRRKPFIVTGSILCGLLFALVWMVPHGWSQWGYFSHFLAMSLLFYTAYAVFAMAFGALGMEMSPDYHERTRVMAYKTFFGSVSGISTAWMLWLSQRPCFSDTLDGMRWVGAGIGLTIALLGILPALFIKERTQAAVTRQKKLPLIKSLKEAVGVKPFRLLLYSVALMAVGIFMVNSLGYYINIYYVHGGDMRAASAVQGWSGSTYCLSSMAALPLITWASTRFGKRRTLAAALCFPLAGTLLKWVCYNPAYPYLQLVPVLLMGSGMAALWTLLGSMVADVCDVDEFEHGVRREATLNAVFAWAFKFGLTLALLLSGFVVAFSGFKAELGGGQAAEALVIMRLLYMLVPATALALTIFIVLRFPIDEKDAYAIRAKLEARRAGAA; this is translated from the coding sequence ATGAAAACCGCGCCCCGAACAACTCCACCGCCACCGCCGGGCATCCGCCACGTTACTGCGCCGGAGGACCGGGTGCCCGTCGCGCAGAAGCTCGCCTACGGTGGCGGGGCCTTCGCCGACAACACCATGCAGAATGGCATCAACACCATGGCCAACCCGGTGTTCAACATGACGCTGGCGGTTGACCCCGGCATGGTCAGCACCGCGCTCGCGCTGCCGCGGTTGTGGGACGCGGTGGTGGACCCGTTTGTCGGCAGCGCCTCGGACAACGCCCGCACCCGCTGGGGGCGGCGCAAGCCGTTTATCGTCACCGGCTCGATCCTGTGCGGATTGTTGTTCGCGCTGGTCTGGATGGTGCCGCACGGCTGGTCGCAATGGGGATATTTTTCCCATTTCCTCGCCATGTCGCTGCTGTTCTACACGGCCTACGCCGTCTTCGCCATGGCCTTCGGCGCGCTGGGCATGGAAATGAGCCCCGACTACCACGAGCGCACGCGCGTCATGGCTTACAAGACCTTCTTCGGCTCGGTCTCCGGCATCTCGACGGCCTGGATGCTCTGGCTCTCGCAGCGCCCATGCTTTTCCGACACGCTCGACGGCATGCGCTGGGTCGGCGCCGGCATCGGTCTGACCATCGCGCTCCTCGGCATTTTGCCGGCTTTGTTTATCAAGGAGCGCACGCAGGCCGCCGTCACCCGCCAGAAAAAACTGCCCCTTATAAAAAGCCTGAAAGAGGCCGTCGGCGTGAAACCGTTCCGGCTGTTGTTGTATTCAGTGGCGCTGATGGCCGTCGGCATATTCATGGTGAACAGCTTGGGCTATTATATAAACATTTATTATGTCCACGGCGGCGACATGCGGGCCGCGTCCGCGGTGCAGGGCTGGTCCGGCTCGACCTACTGCCTGAGCAGCATGGCCGCGCTGCCGCTCATCACCTGGGCGTCAACCCGCTTCGGCAAACGCCGCACGCTCGCCGCCGCCCTGTGTTTCCCGCTGGCCGGCACCCTGCTCAAGTGGGTTTGCTACAACCCGGCTTATCCCTACCTCCAGCTCGTCCCCGTGCTCCTGATGGGCTCCGGCATGGCCGCCCTCTGGACCCTGCTCGGCTCGATGGTCGCCGATGTCTGCGACGTGGACGAGTTCGAGCACGGCGTCCGTCGCGAGGCCACGTTGAACGCGGTTTTTGCCTGGGCCTTCAAGTTCGGGCTGACGCTGGCGTTGCTGCTGTCGGGCTTCGTGGTCGCGTTCTCCGGCTTCAAAGCGGAGCTGGGCGGCGGCCAGGCGGCGGAGGCGCTCGTCATCATGCGCCTGTTGTATATGCTCGTCCCCGCCACCGCGCTGGCGCTCACGATCTTCATCGTGCTGCGCTTCCCGATTGATGAAAAGGACGCCTACGCCATCCGCGCCAAACTGGAGGCACGCCGCGCCGGGGCCGCGTAG
- a CDS encoding RraA family protein: protein MSIDAYKKEVGMMNLEKLIAAREHVSAAPFPIPEEELLARYEQLYTGAISDVLREHALLDQALPGHLHPLRPERTVAGLAFTVKSAPNVKITGEMAFRTQMLAALPQNSFVVWDTSGDEKATLWGGVMTATAAGLGVRAAVIDGGIRDTHQILEKDFPVFYKHRIPNGSLGRCLITHYQIPILIGDVVIKPGDILLGDIDGVVCVPRDIAHEVLLRAEEIKRNEKKIFSWVAEGQSINQITQKGGYF from the coding sequence ATGTCCATTGACGCCTACAAAAAAGAAGTCGGGATGATGAATCTCGAAAAACTCATCGCCGCGCGCGAGCACGTATCTGCCGCGCCGTTTCCGATTCCCGAGGAGGAATTGCTCGCCCGCTACGAGCAACTCTACACTGGCGCGATCAGCGACGTGCTCCGCGAGCACGCCCTCCTCGACCAGGCACTCCCCGGCCACCTCCACCCGCTCCGCCCCGAGCGCACCGTCGCCGGCCTTGCCTTCACCGTCAAAAGCGCGCCCAACGTCAAAATCACCGGTGAAATGGCCTTCCGCACCCAGATGCTCGCCGCGCTCCCCCAGAACAGCTTCGTCGTCTGGGATACCTCCGGTGACGAAAAAGCCACCCTCTGGGGCGGCGTCATGACCGCCACCGCCGCCGGCCTCGGCGTCCGCGCCGCCGTGATTGACGGCGGCATCCGCGACACCCACCAGATTCTCGAAAAAGACTTCCCCGTCTTCTACAAGCACCGCATCCCGAACGGCAGCCTCGGCCGCTGCCTCATCACGCATTATCAAATTCCCATATTAATCGGCGACGTGGTGATAAAACCCGGCGACATTCTCCTTGGCGACATAGACGGCGTGGTATGCGTTCCCCGCGACATCGCGCACGAGGTGCTGCTCCGTGCCGAGGAAATCAAACGTAACGAGAAAAAAATCTTCTCTTGGGTCGCCGAAGGCCAGTCCATCAACCAAATCACCCAAAAAGGCGGGTACTTCTAA
- a CDS encoding SDR family NAD(P)-dependent oxidoreductase — protein sequence MKTDTPQPAALPQSLSLTGRRALVTGSTRGIGRVLALAFAQAGASVAMHGRDGGLQAAAAARAASAACLVQSDLADADGPRRAYEQAVAGLGGAPDILVCNASLQIPADWLAVTRADFDKQVAVNWRATLELCQLAAPAMKAAGWGRILTVGSVQEAHPHPHMIVYAGTKCAQSSLATNLARQLAPCGVTVNNLAPGVILTDRNTVRLADSAYAAKVLASIPADYFGEPTDCAGAALLLCSDAGRYITGQTLFVDGGMSL from the coding sequence ATGAAAACTGACACACCGCAACCTGCCGCGCTTCCCCAAAGCCTCTCGCTCACCGGACGCCGCGCCCTGGTCACCGGCTCGACTCGCGGCATCGGCCGCGTGCTCGCACTTGCCTTCGCGCAGGCCGGCGCCTCCGTCGCCATGCACGGACGCGATGGCGGTCTGCAAGCTGCCGCCGCCGCACGCGCCGCCAGCGCAGCCTGCCTCGTCCAATCCGACCTCGCCGACGCCGATGGTCCGCGCCGCGCCTACGAGCAGGCCGTCGCCGGACTCGGCGGCGCGCCTGACATCCTCGTTTGCAACGCCTCCCTCCAAATCCCCGCCGACTGGCTCGCCGTGACCCGCGCCGACTTCGACAAACAAGTCGCCGTCAACTGGCGTGCCACCCTCGAACTCTGCCAACTCGCCGCGCCCGCAATGAAAGCCGCCGGCTGGGGACGCATCCTCACTGTCGGCAGCGTGCAGGAGGCGCACCCTCATCCGCACATGATTGTCTACGCCGGCACCAAATGCGCCCAATCCTCCCTCGCCACAAATCTTGCCCGCCAGCTCGCCCCGTGCGGCGTCACCGTAAACAACCTCGCCCCCGGCGTCATCCTCACCGATCGCAACACCGTCCGCCTCGCCGACTCCGCCTACGCCGCGAAAGTCCTCGCCTCCATCCCCGCCGACTACTTCGGCGAGCCCACCGACTGCGCTGGTGCCGCCCTCCTCCTTTGTTCCGATGCCGGCCGCTACATCACCGGCCAGACCCTTTTCGTGGACGGCGGCATGTCGCTCTGA
- a CDS encoding mannonate dehydratase, with protein MFLIEFLSPRPHQLWALVRQMGVTHCVVKAAPELTGLPPPDEPGVLARIKKELSEAGVTLLGLEGDPFDMGRIKLGLPGRDEDIVRYQAMLREMGRLGLRLLCYNFMAGIGWHRSQAALPGRGGALVSGFDLSAESAEPPPAGEVPAEKIWDHYIYFLNAVLPVAEAAGVRLGAHPDDPPLPALRGIGRVFNSPEQFERVLALSPSPAHGLTFCQANWKLMCGGGLPALSAAIRKHTAAGCVHFVHLRHVTGTASHFTETFHDEGSDELVAMMLEYHKNGFRGPVRCDHVPTLAGEENAGHTPGYGTLGRLFADGYLLGLMDALGLRTSPAEWLSAPPRPAPSESDGGQLVAERRSHPKHDGTEPAAPGPSTPISR; from the coding sequence ATGTTTCTGATCGAATTTCTCTCTCCGCGACCACATCAGCTCTGGGCCTTGGTGCGCCAGATGGGTGTCACGCATTGCGTGGTCAAAGCCGCGCCCGAGTTGACCGGGCTGCCTCCGCCGGACGAACCCGGTGTGCTCGCGCGGATAAAAAAAGAATTGTCGGAGGCGGGCGTGACTTTGCTCGGGCTGGAGGGCGATCCCTTTGACATGGGCCGTATCAAACTCGGCCTGCCCGGCCGCGACGAAGACATCGTCCGCTATCAAGCCATGCTGCGCGAAATGGGGCGGCTGGGGCTGCGATTGCTTTGTTATAATTTTATGGCTGGCATCGGCTGGCACCGTTCGCAGGCCGCGTTGCCCGGCCGCGGCGGGGCGCTGGTTTCCGGCTTCGACTTGTCGGCGGAATCGGCGGAACCGCCCCCGGCGGGAGAGGTGCCGGCGGAGAAAATCTGGGATCATTATATCTATTTCCTAAACGCCGTCCTGCCGGTCGCCGAGGCAGCGGGCGTACGTCTTGGCGCGCATCCCGACGATCCGCCGCTCCCGGCCCTGCGCGGCATCGGACGCGTTTTTAATTCGCCGGAACAATTCGAGCGCGTGCTCGCCCTCTCGCCGTCGCCGGCGCATGGCCTCACCTTTTGCCAGGCCAACTGGAAACTCATGTGCGGAGGCGGCCTGCCCGCGCTTTCCGCCGCGATACGCAAGCACACCGCGGCGGGCTGTGTGCATTTCGTGCACCTGCGTCACGTCACCGGCACCGCTTCGCACTTCACGGAGACGTTTCACGACGAGGGCTCGGACGAACTGGTCGCGATGATGCTTGAATATCATAAAAACGGTTTTCGCGGCCCGGTGCGCTGCGACCATGTGCCGACGCTGGCCGGCGAGGAAAACGCCGGTCACACGCCTGGCTACGGCACGCTTGGACGCCTCTTCGCCGACGGCTACCTGCTCGGCCTGATGGATGCGCTCGGCCTCCGCACCTCGCCTGCCGAATGGTTATCGGCACCGCCGCGCCCCGCGCCATCCGAGAGCGACGGGGGCCAACTCGTCGCCGAACGGCGGTCACATCCCAAACACGACGGAACGGAGCCCGCCGCTCCCGGACCAAGCACACCCATTTCCCGATGA
- a CDS encoding glycoside hydrolase family 113 — protein sequence MSASIPIHRGMTYGYYARNGYYGSAAAKTDVDRMATLNIDWVCLVVTVMQDTFASTRMYRDFAQTPGEDEIMGIVDYIHSKGMKVQLRPMLECWDGTQRVHIRFPAENLIIPGRPINHWTRWFDSLAERTLHYGRLAQKTGCEAFGLDSELDHTVGQQEHWLRVISAARSVYKGHLTTGHTRQVDFRAELRTREDHWFKQLDSLGSSFYTPLADAPNATDGQMRAKILPDVEYYREVAALLGKPFYFAEAGCCATAGALMKPWGWDNNGGYNGAEQARFLEILLGAFWQEPWWMGLYWWKWDEQNDRPWLRDDPRGDKGFTVWNKPAAEVMRRWYGRQDR from the coding sequence ATGTCAGCATCTATTCCCATTCATCGCGGGATGACCTATGGTTATTACGCGCGCAACGGCTACTACGGCTCCGCCGCCGCGAAAACAGACGTGGACCGCATGGCGACGCTCAATATTGACTGGGTGTGCCTCGTGGTCACGGTCATGCAGGACACCTTTGCCAGCACGCGGATGTATCGCGATTTTGCGCAGACTCCCGGCGAGGACGAAATCATGGGCATCGTGGACTATATTCACAGCAAGGGCATGAAGGTGCAGCTCCGCCCAATGCTGGAGTGCTGGGATGGCACCCAGCGCGTCCATATTCGGTTTCCAGCGGAAAACCTGATTATTCCGGGGCGTCCCATCAACCACTGGACACGATGGTTCGACAGTCTGGCGGAACGCACCTTGCATTACGGACGGCTCGCCCAAAAGACAGGCTGCGAAGCCTTCGGCCTGGACAGCGAGCTGGACCACACGGTCGGCCAGCAGGAACACTGGCTGCGCGTGATTTCCGCCGCGCGCAGTGTATATAAAGGGCATCTCACGACCGGACACACGCGGCAGGTTGATTTTCGCGCGGAGCTAAGGACGCGCGAAGATCATTGGTTCAAGCAGCTCGATTCCTTGGGTTCGAGTTTCTACACTCCGCTGGCTGATGCGCCCAATGCAACCGACGGGCAGATGCGCGCCAAGATCCTGCCGGATGTGGAATATTACCGGGAAGTCGCGGCCCTGCTTGGCAAACCCTTCTACTTTGCGGAGGCAGGCTGCTGTGCGACTGCCGGCGCACTCATGAAACCCTGGGGTTGGGACAACAACGGCGGCTACAATGGCGCGGAACAGGCGCGTTTCCTCGAAATTCTGCTCGGTGCGTTTTGGCAGGAACCATGGTGGATGGGCTTGTATTGGTGGAAATGGGATGAGCAAAATGACCGGCCTTGGCTTCGTGACGATCCGCGGGGAGACAAGGGTTTCACTGTTTGGAACAAGCCGGCGGCGGAGGTAATGCGCCGCTGGTATGGGCGGCAGGACAGATAA
- a CDS encoding TonB-dependent siderophore receptor — MNPFPCFPHPTSAGAAAQPFRCLSRFAILFQVFALAANAQQTAPVPASEEIVELSVFEVKSERDVGYAAASALTGTRTDSLLKESPVSVSVLTREFLDDLVLLDNTTQAEWGNNTMPSYATESTFSGDIQVRFRGVSLSLPTRNYFLWYDNSDSYNIERVDLARGPNGVLFGDGYLGGIATTWTKRAKLGKNERRVSFLADSYGGFRASFDVNQAIGRNVAFRLNGMTQELETWRDGSDARRDGLHLAATWRITKDTNIRAEAEYGKRKRPIYAGTYAERVSYWDGTSVYVADSSDPLNAQYGWGQISTTAQMNARGITRSGLNSSDRHWLWIPGVPEAGYRNWSSTFETRGSGASMQAEPGAEIPNVPLLPYKEINIEPTNDVIEGEYYTYTSYVTHRFKNGISIELAYNQYKTDKEGPAEFAVFGDYKIDLNKYLPRNNSSEMFVLNPKYGIPFSDQMLGRTESGNLTKDLRLAVNWQLNRRLISESLSVLAGSRWNDAYTRHYVYAMVDNRSPGFSYVRARMYWDEPQQHDTSALETIIPELTGVPYAWRPSGITYSSQDLQYLQAVSSTKLIGQRLIITLGARHDKYKGRQQSGATSGKYGYDDTGYPIVLDDPNVDISPTSYNAGVVFRATQEIGVYAGYSESFAIPLPGNGDIYGKPMDVAINSAREFGVKFDFFKGKLSGGINYYNSIQEGVPGYDNTRRSELQRLWQNTSDQYADFMMPSYRDTRDYKGTGYEIDITANPTRSIRIMANFALPQTKAVNLMPQLRKYFYDNLAVWQAATNDPATDPAKTQQINDDITAIQSTLTGLTPGTKLTNTVNYSANFYGTYTVQGGVFRNLGVGLGVNVRGRNKIGNHYNEPFHYIYSGSYYVLSGHVSYSRRIGPTRARFQINVANILDNDDVIYTSSLDYRVDGTVTGPIGTGRGYYRYNDPRKITFTASFEF; from the coding sequence ATGAACCCGTTCCCCTGTTTCCCCCATCCGACATCCGCCGGCGCCGCCGCGCAGCCATTCCGCTGCCTGAGTCGGTTCGCAATCCTGTTCCAAGTGTTCGCGCTTGCCGCAAACGCACAACAAACCGCACCTGTACCCGCCTCGGAAGAAATAGTCGAACTCTCGGTCTTCGAGGTGAAAAGCGAGCGCGATGTCGGCTATGCCGCCGCCAGCGCGCTCACCGGCACCCGCACCGACAGCCTGCTCAAGGAAAGCCCCGTGTCGGTTTCGGTTCTGACGCGGGAGTTTCTCGACGATCTGGTTCTGCTCGACAACACCACCCAGGCGGAGTGGGGCAACAACACGATGCCTTCTTATGCGACCGAATCCACGTTTAGCGGCGACATCCAAGTGCGCTTTCGCGGCGTGTCATTGTCCCTCCCGACGCGGAATTATTTTCTGTGGTATGACAATTCCGACAGCTACAACATCGAGCGTGTTGATCTTGCCCGCGGGCCAAACGGTGTCCTTTTCGGCGACGGCTATCTGGGCGGCATTGCCACGACGTGGACAAAACGGGCGAAGCTCGGAAAAAACGAGCGGCGCGTCTCATTTCTTGCCGATTCCTATGGCGGCTTCAGGGCGTCCTTTGATGTTAATCAAGCCATCGGCAGAAATGTCGCGTTCCGCCTGAATGGCATGACTCAGGAGTTGGAAACATGGCGGGACGGCTCCGATGCTAGGCGGGATGGATTACACCTCGCCGCGACATGGCGCATCACGAAAGATACCAACATACGCGCCGAGGCGGAATATGGTAAGAGGAAAAGGCCGATCTATGCAGGCACCTATGCCGAGCGGGTCTCTTATTGGGACGGAACTTCGGTTTATGTGGCGGACTCGTCCGATCCGCTGAATGCCCAGTATGGATGGGGCCAAATAAGCACCACCGCCCAGATGAATGCCAGGGGCATCACCCGCTCCGGTTTGAATTCGAGCGACCGGCACTGGCTTTGGATTCCCGGCGTGCCCGAGGCGGGTTACCGGAATTGGTCAAGCACCTTTGAGACGCGGGGCTCCGGCGCCTCCATGCAGGCGGAGCCTGGCGCCGAGATTCCCAACGTGCCGCTGCTGCCTTACAAGGAGATAAATATCGAGCCGACAAATGACGTGATCGAAGGCGAGTATTATACCTACACCTCCTATGTGACGCATCGCTTCAAGAATGGCATTTCCATTGAGCTGGCCTACAACCAATATAAAACCGACAAGGAGGGACCGGCGGAGTTTGCGGTCTTTGGCGATTACAAAATTGACCTAAATAAATATCTGCCAAGGAACAATTCGTCCGAGATGTTTGTCCTTAATCCGAAATACGGTATTCCGTTCTCCGACCAGATGCTTGGTCGGACCGAGTCGGGAAACCTCACCAAGGACCTCCGTCTGGCCGTCAACTGGCAGCTTAACCGGCGGCTTATTTCCGAGTCGCTCAGTGTGCTGGCCGGCTCCCGTTGGAATGACGCATATACCCGGCATTATGTTTACGCGATGGTTGACAATCGTTCACCCGGTTTTTCATACGTGCGTGCGCGCATGTATTGGGACGAGCCCCAGCAACATGACACCAGCGCGCTTGAAACCATAATCCCGGAGCTAACCGGGGTGCCGTATGCGTGGCGCCCATCCGGCATTACCTATTCGTCGCAGGATCTTCAGTATCTCCAGGCCGTGAGCTCGACCAAGCTCATCGGGCAGCGTCTGATTATCACCCTTGGCGCGCGACATGACAAATATAAAGGAAGACAACAGAGCGGGGCCACATCGGGCAAATATGGCTACGATGACACGGGCTATCCCATCGTGCTGGATGATCCCAATGTGGACATTTCCCCCACGAGCTACAACGCCGGGGTGGTCTTTCGAGCCACGCAGGAAATCGGCGTGTATGCCGGTTACTCCGAGTCATTCGCCATTCCTCTCCCTGGAAATGGCGACATTTACGGGAAGCCCATGGACGTGGCGATCAACTCGGCAAGGGAATTCGGCGTGAAATTCGATTTCTTCAAGGGAAAACTCTCCGGAGGAATCAATTATTACAATTCAATTCAGGAGGGCGTCCCCGGCTATGACAACACACGCCGATCGGAGTTGCAGAGGCTTTGGCAGAACACCAGCGATCAGTATGCGGATTTTATGATGCCCAGTTACCGGGACACGCGGGATTACAAGGGAACCGGGTATGAAATTGATATTACGGCAAATCCCACCAGGAGCATTCGAATCATGGCAAACTTCGCCCTGCCGCAAACCAAGGCGGTGAATCTGATGCCGCAATTGCGGAAATATTTTTATGACAACCTTGCCGTCTGGCAGGCGGCGACCAATGACCCGGCGACCGACCCTGCGAAAACGCAGCAGATCAACGACGACATTACCGCAATTCAAAGCACGCTGACCGGGCTCACCCCCGGCACCAAACTCACCAACACGGTCAATTACAGCGCGAATTTCTATGGCACTTACACCGTGCAGGGCGGCGTGTTCAGAAACCTCGGGGTGGGTCTTGGTGTCAATGTCCGCGGACGCAATAAAATCGGCAACCATTACAACGAGCCGTTTCATTATATTTACAGCGGCAGCTACTATGTTCTCAGCGGCCATGTTTCCTACAGCCGCCGCATCGGCCCGACCCGCGCGCGTTTCCAGATCAACGTCGCCAACATCTTGGACAATGACGATGTGATCTACACCAGTTCGCTTGATTACCGGGTGGACGGGACGGTCACCGGACCAATCGGCACGGGACGCGGTTATTATCGTTACAATGACCCAAGAAAAATCACGTTCACCGCGTCGTTCGAGTTCTGA